From Panicum hallii strain FIL2 chromosome 2, PHallii_v3.1, whole genome shotgun sequence, a single genomic window includes:
- the LOC112882895 gene encoding GDSL esterase/lipase At5g55050-like, translating into MVGYRSAMAAGTVLCLLVVSSSVQVSMVAAAAGARPPAMFVFGDSTLDVGNNNYLPGPGVPRANQPFYGIDFPGAVATGRFSNGYNIADYLAKSMGFPCSPPPYLSLAPSTGRLVQAAVSGGVSYASGGAGIFDSTNAGNNIPLSKQLEYFRSTKSQMVAKLGSRAANLLLAKSVFLFSVGSNDLFVFAVAEQKQNKSAAELKRDVATLYASLLSGYSAAVQELHALGARKLAVINVGLLGCVPAARLNDAAGACSGALNQLASGFDDALASMLAGLAARLRRPGFVYSLADYYGLSAATFDDPRAVGYTDIAGACCGGGRLGAEAPCLPNATVCANRDQHAFWDAVHPSQRGAMLTAQNFYDSRPGRYTAPINFKQLALTSL; encoded by the exons ATGGTAGGCTACAGGTCGGCCATGGCTGCGGGCACCGTGCTGTGCCTGCTTGTGGTGTCGTCGTCCGTGCAGGTAAGCATGGTGGCCGCCGCTGCCGGTGCCCGGCCGCCGGCGATGTTCGTGTTCGGGGACTCGACGCTGGACGTCGGCAACAACAACTACTTGCCGGGGCCGGGCGTGCCCCGGGCCAACCagcccttctacggcatcgacTTCCCCGGTGCCGTTGCCACCGGACGCTTCAGCAACGGCTACAACATCGCCGACTACCTCG CAAAGAGCATGGGATTCCCGTGCAGTCCTCCGCCTTATCTGTCGCTGGCACCAAGCACTGGCCGTTTGGTCCAGGCGGCAGTTAGTGGTGGTGTGAGCTATGCTTCGGGAGGAGCTGGGATCTTCGACTCCACT AACGCTGGCAACAACATCCCCTTGTCGAAGCAGTTGGAGTACTTCAGGTCCACCAAGTCCCAGATGGTCGCCAAGCTGGGCTCCCGCGCGGCGAACCTCCTGCTCGCCAAGTCCGTCTTCCTCTTCAGCGTCGGCAGCAACGACCTGTTCGTCTTCGCGGTGGCGGAGCAGAAGCAGAACAAGTCAGCCGCCGAATTGAAGCGCGACGTCGCCACCCTGTACGCCAGCCTCCTCTCCGGCTACTCCGCCGCCGTCCAGGAACTGCACGCGCTGGGCGCCAGGAAGCTCGCCGTCATCAACGTGGGGCTGCTGGGCTGCGTCCCCGCGGCGCGGCTGAACGACGCGGCGGGCGCGTGCTCCGGCGCGCTGAACCAGCTCGCGTCCGGCTTCGACGACGCCCTGGCCTCCATGCTCGCCGGCCTCGCCGCCAGGCTGCGGCGGCCGGGCTTCGTCTACTCGCTCGCCGACTACTACGGCCTCTCGGCGGCGACCTTCGACGACCCGCGGGCGGTCGGGTACACGGACATCGCCGGCgcgtgctgcggcggcgggaggcTCGGCGCGGAGGCGCCCTGCCTGCCCAACGCCACGGTGTGCGCCAACCGCGACCAGCACGCGTTCTGGGACGCGGTGCACCCGAGCCAGCGGGGCGCGATGCTGACCGCCCAGAACTTCTACGACAGCCGCCCGGGGCGGTACACCGCGCCCATCAACTTCAAGCAGCTGGCTCTCACAAGTTTATGA
- the LOC112880968 gene encoding spidroin-1-like encodes MGGSALGGVGQHRGGAGRAAMGGVGQRRDREAPGRAGWRRGGPGRHRGGEAPGGVGRCRGWETTGGVGWAGTGQQWAGRRWGGEAPGWAGRRRGGEAPGRAGTVGDGRGDGQCGAGRRARWGGRRGWDQDGSQTGWGD; translated from the coding sequence ATGGGCGGGTCAGCGCTGGGCGGGGTGGGGCAGCatcggggcggggcggggcgggcggcgatGGGCGGGGTGGGGCAGCGCCGGGACAGGGAGGCACCGGGCAGGGCGGGGTGGCGTCGGGGTGGGCCGGGGCGGCACCGGGGTGGGGAGGCGCCGGGCGGGGTGGGGCGGTGCCGGGGCTGGGAGACGACGGGCGGGGTGGGGTGGGCCGGGACGGGGCAGCaatgggcggggcggcgctggggcgggGAGGCGCCGGgctgggcggggcggcgccggggcggggAGGCGCCAGGGCGAGCTGGGACGGTCGGCGACGGGCGGGGCGACGGGCAGTGTGGGGCTGGGCGGCGGGCAAGGTGGGGCGGGAGGCGGGGGTGGGATCAGGACGGGAGTCAGACGGGTTGGGGAGATTAG